GTCGACCGCCAGCTCCTGCTGCCGGATGTTGTTCGATAGATCCACGCCATGGGCGATGCAGGGTGAGTAACAGATGATCAGCGAGGGCCCCTCGTAGGACTCGGCCTCGAGAAAGATGCGCAGGGTATGCACGTCCTTGGCGCCGAAGGCCACCTGCCCCACGTAGACATTGCCGTAGGACATGGCCATCAAGGCGATATCCTTCTTATTGGTCGGCTTGCCGCTGGCGGAGAACTTGGCGACCGCACCGAGGGGTGTTGCCTTGGATGTCTGGCCGCCGGTGTTGGAGTAGGTCTCAGTGTCGAGCAGCAGGATGTTGACGTTGCGCCCGGATGCCAGGACATGGTCGACGCCGCCATAGCCGATGTCGTAGGCCCAGCCGTCACCGCCCACCAGCCAGACACTCTTTCTCGCCAGGCTGTCGGCCACCGCCAACAGTCTTTTGGCCTCCGGGGTGTCGAGATCGGCCAATTTCTCTTTCAACATATCGATACGCTGGCGCTGTTCGAATATCTCTGCCTCATTCTGCTGTTCTGCGCCAAGCAGGGCGTCGCACAGTTCACCGCCCAGTTGTTCCTGCATCTCATGGATCAGGGTGATGGCCTGGTCCCGCTGCTTATCGATGGCGATGCGCATGCCGAATCCGAATTCCGCATTGTCCTCGAACAGAGAGTTTGACCAGGTGGGGCCTCTACCCTCCGGATTGGTGGTGTAGGGAGTTGTGGGCAGATTGCCGCCGTAGATGGAAGAACAGCCGGTGGCATTGGCGATCAGCATGCGGTCGCCGAAGAGCTGGGTCGCCAGTTTGATGTAGGGCGTCTCGCCGCATCCCACACAGGCCCCGGAGAATTCGAACAAGGGCTGCATGATCATCGATCCCTTGAGGGTCGTCTGCTTGAGCCGGCTGCGATCGTACTCGGGCAGGGTAAGGAAGAAATCCCAGTTGGCGCGCTCCTGGCGGTGGTAGGATTCATCGTCCACCATATTGAGCGCCTTGTGATGAGGATCCTTTTTATCCCGGATCGGACAGATCTCCACACACAGGCCGCAGCCGGTACAGTCGTCGGGCGCCACCTGATAACTGATGTGGCTCCCCGGCTCGAAATCCTTGCCGCCCTTTACCTGGGTATGGAGGAAGCTGTCGGGGGCATTTTCGGTCAGTGCTTCGGGGAAGACCTTTGAGCGGATCGCGGCGTGAGGACAGACAAGGGGGCACTTGCCGCAGTGGGTACAGAGGTCCATCTCCCATTTCGGCAGCTGTAGCGCGATGTTGCGTTTCTCATAAGCGGTGGTGCCCACGGGCCAGGTGCCATCGGAGGGCATCAAACTGACCGGCACGGCATCCCCCAGGCCTGCGATGATCAGGGAGGTCACCTGTTGCACGAAGGGTGGGGCATCGGCGGGCACCACTGCCTTGGGAGTCTCGTCCCTGGTGACTGCCTGCGGCACCTGTACCGGGTGCAGACCGGCCAGCGCCGCATCGATGGCGTCATAGTTGCGTTGCAGCAGACGTGCCCCCTTGCGGCCATAGCTCTTCTTCACCGCCTGTTTGATCAGTTCAATGGCGCGATCCTGATCCAGCAGGTCTGAGATAGCGAAGAAGCAGGTCTGCATGATGGTGTTGATACGCCGGCCCATGCCGGTCTTGTCGGCAATTGCGTAGGCATCGATGATATAGAAGCTGAGTGCCTTATCGATGATCTGCCGCTGCATCTTACCGGGCAGGGTCTGCCACACCTCATCCGCTCCCGCACTGGTATTGAGCAGAAACACGCCACCCGGTTTGGCCTTGTCGAGCATTTCGTATCGGTCCGGAAAGGTGGGTTGGTGGCAGGCGACGAAACTCGCTTCGTCCTCGCCGATCAGGTAGGTGCTGTTGATCGGCTCGGGGCCGAAGCGCAGATGCGAGACGGTCACTGCCCCCGATTTTTTTGAGTCGTATTGAAAATAGCCCTGGGCATGGTTGTCTGTCTGCTCGCCGATGATCTTGATGGAGTTCTTGTTGGCGGATACGGTACCGTCGGCCCCCAGGCCATAGAAGAGGCAGGCGGTGACGCCCTGGCTGGCTGCGGGCCGAAAACGGCTGTCCCAGGGCAGACTGGTCTTGCTGAGGTCGTCGATGATGCCGACGGTGAAGGGGTTTCTCGGCCGGTCGAGGGCTAGCTCTTCAAAGATGCCCTTGACCATCGCCGGGGTAAACTCTTTCGAGGAGAGGCCGTAGCGGCCACCGACGATTCTTGGTAACTGACTCCGGCGCCCATCGTTGTAGGCCTGGGCGAAGGCTCCTAGTACATCCTTGTAGAGTGGTTCGCCATCGGCGCCTGGCTCCTTGGTGCGATCTAGGACGGCGATCTTCTGTACCGATGCGGGTACTGCGGCCAGCAGCCGTGCCGCATCGAAGGGGCGGAACAGGCGCACCTTGACCATGCCCACAGGCTCCCCCTCGGTCACAAGATGCTCCACCGCCTCCTGGGCGGCGCCGATGCCGGAGCCCATCAGCATGATCAGGCGCTCAGGTCGCTCCGCACCCAGATATTCGAACAGGCTGTATTGACGGCCGGTTAGGCGGGCAAAACGATCCATCGTCGATTGCAGGATGGACGGTGCATCAGCATAGAAAGGGTTGACCGTTTCACGCCCTTGGAAATAGACATCCGGGTTTTGCGAGGTGCCGCGAATCACCGGGTGGTCGGGGGAGAGCGCACGTTGCCGATGGGCCGTGATCCACTCTTCGTCGAGCATCGCCCTGATGCTTTCCTCGTTGGGCAGGTGGATCTTGTTGACCTCGTGTGAAGTGCGAAAACCGTCAAAGAAGTGGAGGTAGGGCACCCGGCTTTCCAGGGTAGCCGCCTGGGCGATCAGGGCAAAGTCCGCCACCTCCTGCACGCTGGCGGAGCAGAGCATGGCATAGCCGGTGGCGCGGCAGGCCATGACATCGCTATGGTCACCGAAGATGGAGAGGGCCTGAACCGCCAATGAACGGGCCGAGACATGCAGAACTGTCGGGGTCAGCTCTCCCGCGATCTTGTACATGTTGGGTATCATCAAAAGCAGACCCTGAGAGGCGGTGAATGAGGTGGAGAGAGAGCCCGCCTGCAATGCCCCATGTACCGTCCCGGCGGCGCCGGCCTCGCTCTGCATCTCGATCACATCCGGCACCGAACCCCAGATATTTTTTATGCCCCGGGCAGACCACTCGTCTGACCACTCCCCCATGGGCGATGCCGGCGTGATCGGATAGATGGCGATGATTTCATTGGTTAGGTGTGCAATATAAGCAGCGGCTTCGTTACCGTCGATGGTCACCATGTTTTTTTGCATAGCCTGAATTCCTGCTCTGGTTGCCGGGATAATCGTGAAAACCAAACTGATCTGCAGCGGTCATCGGTTATTTGCGTGAGGCCAATCCCGCTCCTGTTCGGTGCATTTAATATCCATGATTGATGAAGGTCATAGTACGACTGATTTTATGCTTTTTTGCCTATGCAGCATGGATTCCTTGGCTAGAATTAAGTCGAAGAAGAATCCGATTCAGATCCTGAATCCTTTAATAGCGCAGGCGCGTATTTTTTTAACTTTACGCTTTTTCCCAGTGATGACCAAGTAACGGTCACAAGGATCCAGTGTGAATTCTCAGGTCCACCCATCTGTCGAAAGGCGTCCGGGTTTTCTCCCTCGTTCGTCATTGCAGGCACTCTTCACGGTATTGTTACAGACCGGCTACAAGATATATGGTCCCCAGGTTCGTGACGGTGCGATTCAGTTCGTGTATATGGACGACCCTGAGTCGTTGCCAATGGGTGTGACCAATGAGCAGCAACCGGGACACTATCGATTGACCAGCGGGGAGAGCCGGCGACTCTTCGACTGGAATCACGGTCCACAGGCTTTGAAGCCACTCTGTTTCGCTCCTCGTGAGGTGCTCTGGCTGGAGAGTGCGGCGCCCTTCGCCTTCAAGCGCACCCTGCCGGAGGTCACGCAGACTGCAGTGATAGGCGTGCGGGCCTGTGATTTGGCGGCGTTGGCGATACTGGATCAGCACTTCGAGCTCGAGATGCGGCCGGATCCCCATTACCGGCAGCGCCGGGATAGCCTGTTGCTGATCGGGGTCGATTGCGCCCATTCAGCCTCGACCTGCTTTTGTGCCTCCACCGGTGATGGCCCGGCTCTGGATGGTGGTTACGACATCGGCATGGCGGAACTCGATGAGGGTTTTCTGATCTGGCGCCAAAGCGACAAAGGTCAGGCGATCACCGATCAATTGAAACTCCGGCCCGCCGACGATGACCAGCTGGAGGCGATGCTGCAGGCCACCACCCGGGCAGCCGGACAACAGAAGCGCCATCTGCCCGGAAGTGAGGAACTGCAACAACTCTACAAGCGTTTGGAACACAGTCACTGGGATCAGGTGGCAGAGCGCTGCCTCTCTTGCGG
This sequence is a window from Candidatus Thiodiazotropha sp. LNASS1. Protein-coding genes within it:
- the nifJ gene encoding pyruvate:ferredoxin (flavodoxin) oxidoreductase; translated protein: MQKNMVTIDGNEAAAYIAHLTNEIIAIYPITPASPMGEWSDEWSARGIKNIWGSVPDVIEMQSEAGAAGTVHGALQAGSLSTSFTASQGLLLMIPNMYKIAGELTPTVLHVSARSLAVQALSIFGDHSDVMACRATGYAMLCSASVQEVADFALIAQAATLESRVPYLHFFDGFRTSHEVNKIHLPNEESIRAMLDEEWITAHRQRALSPDHPVIRGTSQNPDVYFQGRETVNPFYADAPSILQSTMDRFARLTGRQYSLFEYLGAERPERLIMLMGSGIGAAQEAVEHLVTEGEPVGMVKVRLFRPFDAARLLAAVPASVQKIAVLDRTKEPGADGEPLYKDVLGAFAQAYNDGRRSQLPRIVGGRYGLSSKEFTPAMVKGIFEELALDRPRNPFTVGIIDDLSKTSLPWDSRFRPAASQGVTACLFYGLGADGTVSANKNSIKIIGEQTDNHAQGYFQYDSKKSGAVTVSHLRFGPEPINSTYLIGEDEASFVACHQPTFPDRYEMLDKAKPGGVFLLNTSAGADEVWQTLPGKMQRQIIDKALSFYIIDAYAIADKTGMGRRINTIMQTCFFAISDLLDQDRAIELIKQAVKKSYGRKGARLLQRNYDAIDAALAGLHPVQVPQAVTRDETPKAVVPADAPPFVQQVTSLIIAGLGDAVPVSLMPSDGTWPVGTTAYEKRNIALQLPKWEMDLCTHCGKCPLVCPHAAIRSKVFPEALTENAPDSFLHTQVKGGKDFEPGSHISYQVAPDDCTGCGLCVEICPIRDKKDPHHKALNMVDDESYHRQERANWDFFLTLPEYDRSRLKQTTLKGSMIMQPLFEFSGACVGCGETPYIKLATQLFGDRMLIANATGCSSIYGGNLPTTPYTTNPEGRGPTWSNSLFEDNAEFGFGMRIAIDKQRDQAITLIHEMQEQLGGELCDALLGAEQQNEAEIFEQRQRIDMLKEKLADLDTPEAKRLLAVADSLARKSVWLVGGDGWAYDIGYGGVDHVLASGRNVNILLLDTETYSNTGGQTSKATPLGAVAKFSASGKPTNKKDIALMAMSYGNVYVGQVAFGAKDVHTLRIFLEAESYEGPSLIICYSPCIAHGVDLSNNIRQQELAVDSGHWPLFRYDPRRTEKGENPLKMDSKEPSIPYRDFASTETRFSVLERTHPDLSERFMRQAQQHIKTRYQLYEQLAKLAVGETDK
- a CDS encoding 4Fe-4S dicluster domain-containing protein, which gives rise to MNSQVHPSVERRPGFLPRSSLQALFTVLLQTGYKIYGPQVRDGAIQFVYMDDPESLPMGVTNEQQPGHYRLTSGESRRLFDWNHGPQALKPLCFAPREVLWLESAAPFAFKRTLPEVTQTAVIGVRACDLAALAILDQHFELEMRPDPHYRQRRDSLLLIGVDCAHSASTCFCASTGDGPALDGGYDIGMAELDEGFLIWRQSDKGQAITDQLKLRPADDDQLEAMLQATTRAAGQQKRHLPGSEELQQLYKRLEHSHWDQVAERCLSCGNCTAVCPTCFCYQVEHEMALTGDSAEMVRSWDSCFSPTHSDMGHFQVRNNIKCRYRQWMTHKLAGWQVQQRRIGCTGCGRCIAWCPVGIDLTEEVTAVLEEGSLDV